The DNA sequence TCATCTGGACCACGAGCAGGCCGCTGCCGAGCAGGCCGATCGAGATCGCGGTGGTGATGATCATCGCCACCGTCATCGTGATGTTGCGGCGAAGCCCCTGGAGGACCTCGCTGAAGACGAATTTCGCGCGCATGGGTGTGTGTTCTCCGGTCGGTGGGGACGTCGGCGGTTCGGCGTGGGAACGGCGGCATGACGCGAGCGGCCCCGCCGCCCCGTCCGCCGCGCGGGCTACCTGCCCACGCCGTACACGCCGCGCTCCTCGTCGCGGACCAGCTTGCCCAGCTGCAGTTCCACGACGCGCCGGCGCATCGAGTCGACGATCTCGTGGTCGTGCGTGGCCATGAGCACGGTGGTGCCGGTGCGGTTGATCTTGTCGAGCAGCAGCATGATCCCGCCGGACGTATCGGGGTCGAGGTTGCCGGTGGGCTCGTCGGCCAGCAGCAGCAGCGGCCGGTTGACGAACGCCCGCGCGATGGCGACGCGCTGCTGCTCGCCGCCGGAGAGCTCGTGCGGCAGCCGATGCGACTTGCCGGCCAGGCCCACCATGTCGAGCACCTCGGGGACGACCTGTTTGATGTTCGCCTCGCGCTTGCCGATCACCTCGAGCGCGAATGCGACGTTCTCGTAGACGTTCTTCTGCTGCAGCAGCCGGAAGTCCTGGAACACGCAGCCGATGGTCTGACGCAGCTGCGGCACCTTGCGTCCCGGCAGCCGGTTCACGCGGGTCTCGCCCACGAAAACGTCACCGGAGGAGGGCACTTCGTCCTTGAGCAGCAGTTTGAGGAACGTCGACTTCCCGGACCCGGACGGCCCGATGAGAAAGGCGAACTCCCCCTTGCCGACCTCGACGTTCACCTTGTCCAGCGCGGGCCGGGTCGACGTCTTGTACGACTTGGAGACATTCACGAGACGGATCACGGAGAGCCAGTGTAGCCATGCCCCCGGGCGGCGCCGGTCCGCCGACTCCGGCGCGCCGCTCAGTCCTCGTCGGCGCCGGTCTTCGTCGGTGTCAGTCCTCGTCGGTGCGCATGCGCCAGCGGATGCCGGCCTCGATGAATCCGTCCAGCTCGCCGTCGAGCACCGTCTGCGGGTTGTTGACCTCGTACTCGGTGCGCAGGTCCTTGACCATCTGGTACGGGTGCAGGACGTACGAGCGCATCTGGTTGCCCCACGACGCGTTGCCGCCGGCGCCCAGCTCGTCCAGCGCGGCCTTCTCCTCCTGGCGCTTGCGCTCGAGGAGCTTGGCCTGCAGCACCTTCATCGCCGCCACCTTGTTCTGCAGCTGCGACTTCTCGTTCTGGCAGGTGACCACGATGCCCGTGGGGATGTGGGTGAGCCGCACGGCCGAGTCGGTGGTGTTCACCGACTGCCCGCCGGGGCCGGACGAGCGGTAGACGTCGACACGCACGTCGTTCTCCGGGACGTCGATGCTGTCGGTCGTCTCCACCACGGGCAGCACCTCGACCTCGGCGAAGGACGTCTGGCGGCGGCCCTGGTTGTCGAAGGGGCTGATGCGCACCAGGCGGTGCGTGCCCTGTTCCACCGACAGCGTGCCGTACATGTACGGATCCTTGACGGCGAAGGTGGCGCTCTTGATGCCGGCCTCCTCCGCGTAGGAGGTGTCGTACACCTCCACCTTGTGGCCGTGCTTCTCCGCCCAGCGCACGTACATGCGCATGAGCATCTCGGCGAAGTCCGCCGCGTCCACGCCACCGGCGCCGGAGCGGATGTTCACCAGCGCCTCACGCGGGTCGTACTCGCCGGACAGGAGCGTGCGCACCTCCATAGCCTCGATGTCCGAGCGCAACCGCGCGCGGTCGGCGTCGGCGTCCTCGAGGGCAGCGGCCGCCGCATCGCCCTCCTCCTCGTCGGCCAGCTCGTAGAGGACGGGCAGGTCGTCCAGGCGCGAGCGCAGGTCACGCGCCCGCCGCAGCGTCCCCTGCGCATAGGAGAGTTCGCTGGTGACCTTCTGCGCGTGGTCCTGGTCGTTCCACAGCTCCGGGTCGGCGGCCTGGTGCTCGAGCTCGTCGATGCGGCGGGCCAGCTCGTCGATGTCGAGCACGCGCTCGACCGTCGACAAGGTGGTCTCGAGTTCTGCGAGGTCTGCGGAAACGTCAGGTTGCACGGTAGACAAGGCTACCCGCCGTCCGCCGCGCCGACCCGGACGGAGTCGCCTGGCGGCGGCCGCGCCACGGTACGGTCATGGCCATGTACGCCGCCGACCTGGACCTTGCGCTGCGCCTGGCGAATCGCGCCGATTCGATCACCGGCAAGCGGTTCCGCTCCGCCGACCTGCGCGTGCAGGACAAGCCGGACATGACGCCCGTCACCGATGCGGACGTGGCCGTCGAACGCATCATCCGCGACATCCTGGAGATCGAGCGTCCGGACGACGCCGTCCTCGGCGAGGAGTTCGGGGGCGACCCCGCACCCACCGGCCGGCAGTGGGTGGTGGACCCCATCGACGGAACGAAGAACTTCGTCCGGGGCGTCCCCGTGTGGGCCACCCTGATCGCGTTGTTCGAGGACGGGGCGCCCGTGCTCGGCATGGTCAGCGCCCCGGCGTTGTCGCGCCGCTGGTGGGCGACCGCCGGCGAGGGCGCGTTCAGCACCTTCGAGGGCGGCCTGCCGCGCGCGCTGCGGGTCTCGGGGGTCCACGACCTCGGCGCGGCGAGCCTGTCGCTGTCGAGCCTGTCCGGTTGGCGCGAGCGCGGCGACCGCGACCGCGTCATCGCACTCACCGACGAGGTGTGGCGGCTGCGCGGCTACGGCGACTTCCTCTCCTACTGCCTCGTCGCCGAGGGCGCCGTCGACATCGCGGCCGAGCCGGAGGTGTCGCTGTGGGACCTTGCGGCCCTCGACGTCCTCGTCCGCGAGGCGGGCGGCCGCTTCACCGCGCTCGACGGCACCGTGGGCCCCGCGGGCGGCAGCGCCGTCGCCACCAACGGGCTGCTGCACGACGCGGTACTTGCGCGGATCGGGACGTGAGCCGCATCGGCGGGCAGTCGATGAGAAAGCTCTCATCGACCGCCCGCCGCAGGCGTGCGCCGACGCAGGGTGGGGGCATGCGTGAACGACGACCGTCGCCGGTGGCCGCCGCGGCAGGAGCCGCCTCCGCCGTCGGCGCCGCCGCGATCGTCGCGTGGGCGGCCGACGGGCGCGACGCCGTCAGCCGATAGCCCGTCGCATCGGCGGCGAGCCGCCGCGCGAGGTGACGGGTCGTATACGCCTTCTTGGCGGCCCGCAACCGCCCCGGGGACAGCGCTGCGCCGCGCTCCTCGCACAGCGATTCGTCAATGATCTGCACCGCGCCGGTGGCGCGCTCCGCAGCGATGGTCATGGCGTTCACTCCTGTTGTCCGTGCTG is a window from the Tomitella gaofuii genome containing:
- the ftsE gene encoding cell division ATP-binding protein FtsE: MIRLVNVSKSYKTSTRPALDKVNVEVGKGEFAFLIGPSGSGKSTFLKLLLKDEVPSSGDVFVGETRVNRLPGRKVPQLRQTIGCVFQDFRLLQQKNVYENVAFALEVIGKREANIKQVVPEVLDMVGLAGKSHRLPHELSGGEQQRVAIARAFVNRPLLLLADEPTGNLDPDTSGGIMLLLDKINRTGTTVLMATHDHEIVDSMRRRVVELQLGKLVRDEERGVYGVGR
- the prfB gene encoding peptide chain release factor 2, which encodes MQPDVSADLAELETTLSTVERVLDIDELARRIDELEHQAADPELWNDQDHAQKVTSELSYAQGTLRRARDLRSRLDDLPVLYELADEEEGDAAAAALEDADADRARLRSDIEAMEVRTLLSGEYDPREALVNIRSGAGGVDAADFAEMLMRMYVRWAEKHGHKVEVYDTSYAEEAGIKSATFAVKDPYMYGTLSVEQGTHRLVRISPFDNQGRRQTSFAEVEVLPVVETTDSIDVPENDVRVDVYRSSGPGGQSVNTTDSAVRLTHIPTGIVVTCQNEKSQLQNKVAAMKVLQAKLLERKRQEEKAALDELGAGGNASWGNQMRSYVLHPYQMVKDLRTEYEVNNPQTVLDGELDGFIEAGIRWRMRTDED
- the hisN gene encoding histidinol-phosphatase, with protein sequence MAMYAADLDLALRLANRADSITGKRFRSADLRVQDKPDMTPVTDADVAVERIIRDILEIERPDDAVLGEEFGGDPAPTGRQWVVDPIDGTKNFVRGVPVWATLIALFEDGAPVLGMVSAPALSRRWWATAGEGAFSTFEGGLPRALRVSGVHDLGAASLSLSSLSGWRERGDRDRVIALTDEVWRLRGYGDFLSYCLVAEGAVDIAAEPEVSLWDLAALDVLVREAGGRFTALDGTVGPAGGSAVATNGLLHDAVLARIGT